Proteins encoded together in one Amblyomma americanum isolate KBUSLIRL-KWMA chromosome 1, ASM5285725v1, whole genome shotgun sequence window:
- the LOC144118663 gene encoding transcription factor Adf-1-like → MAAMQEFNERLIEQVQEERVLWDMSYTHYKSQQRRNVAWRRIAATLGSTVPDVKARWKNLRDTFRRLYKARNPTPRSGAPAEDEDEDCFDGDDSATKWFFYDRLLFLRDTVTGRP, encoded by the exons atggcagctatgcaagagtTTAATGAAAGGCTTATTGAACAAGTCCAGGAGGAAAGGGTGCTGTGggatatgtcctacacgcactataaaTCGCAGcagcgcaggaatgtcgcctggcgccgcATCGCAGCGACCCTTGGGTCCACTG TTCCTGACGTGAAGGCCCGCTGGAAGAACCTACGGGATACGTTCCGGAGGTTGTATAAGGCCCGCAACCCCACACCCAGGAGTGGTGCTCCTGcagaagacgaagacgaagactgCTTTGATGGCGACGACTCTGCTACGAAATGGTTTTTTTATGACCGACTGCTGTTTCTAAGAGACACAGTCACTGGCCGTCCGTAA